The following are encoded in a window of Rhizobium sp. 11515TR genomic DNA:
- a CDS encoding thiamine phosphate synthase, which translates to MTVPEDRCRLVLIVPDIADIEQRAKAVADALRGGDVASVIIPQYGLDDSTFQKHAEKLVPVIQAAGAAALIAGDSRVAGRAKADGLHIAGNITELTEAVEKFVPKLIVGGGSAADRHSALEVGELRPDYIFFGKLDGDIKPEAHPKNLALGEWWASMIEIPCIVMGGTDPKSALEVALTGAEFVALHQAVFADPAAAPSIVAEVNALLDEKAPRFED; encoded by the coding sequence ATGACCGTGCCCGAAGATCGTTGCCGCCTCGTTCTCATCGTTCCCGATATTGCCGATATCGAGCAGCGAGCGAAGGCGGTGGCCGATGCCTTGAGGGGCGGAGACGTCGCCTCTGTGATCATTCCCCAGTATGGTCTCGATGACAGCACCTTCCAGAAACATGCGGAAAAGCTGGTGCCGGTCATTCAGGCCGCAGGAGCGGCAGCGCTCATTGCCGGGGACAGCCGCGTCGCGGGCCGTGCCAAGGCCGATGGGCTGCATATCGCCGGCAATATCACCGAGCTTACCGAAGCCGTCGAAAAATTCGTGCCGAAGCTGATCGTCGGTGGCGGCAGCGCTGCCGACAGGCATAGCGCGCTGGAGGTCGGCGAGCTCAGGCCGGACTATATCTTCTTCGGCAAGCTTGACGGCGACATCAAGCCGGAGGCGCATCCGAAGAACCTGGCGCTTGGCGAATGGTGGGCCTCGATGATCGAAATCCCCTGCATCGTCATGGGCGGCACCGATCCGAAGTCGGCGCTGGAGGTAGCCCTGACGGGTGCCGAGTTCGTCGCGCTGCATCAGGCGGTTTTTGCCGACCCTGCGGCAGCCCCCTCCATCGTCGCCGAAGTGAATGCGCTTCTGGACGAAAAAGCGCCACGGTTTGAGGATTGA
- a CDS encoding ArsR/SmtB family transcription factor: MSTMDPFAAIADPNRRHLLEELRRAPKTVNELAQGLPISRPAVSQHLKALLDSNLVSVTNEGTKRIYAVNSRGFDKLNLWLDQFWS, from the coding sequence ATGTCGACCATGGACCCTTTCGCAGCCATCGCGGATCCGAACCGGCGTCATCTGCTGGAGGAATTGCGCCGCGCACCCAAGACGGTCAACGAACTGGCGCAGGGCCTGCCAATCAGCCGCCCGGCTGTCTCGCAGCATCTCAAGGCGCTGCTCGACAGCAACCTCGTTTCCGTCACCAATGAAGGCACGAAACGCATATACGCGGTCAACAGCCGCGGCTTCGACAAGCTGAACCTATGGCTGGATCAGTTCTGGTCCTGA
- a CDS encoding YdcH family protein, with translation MTVQAHLESLEKKHVALEEALHAAMSSPSSNDTEIADIKRRKLRVKDEIQRLRSSVH, from the coding sequence ATGACTGTTCAAGCTCATCTTGAATCGCTCGAAAAGAAACATGTCGCGCTCGAGGAGGCGCTCCATGCGGCAATGTCATCTCCCTCTAGCAATGATACGGAAATAGCCGACATCAAACGCAGGAAACTGCGCGTCAAGGACGAAATCCAGCGTCTGCGTTCCTCCGTTCACTGA
- a CDS encoding YdcH family protein, translating into MADQEQAEIRLIVARLRQEHEDYDAAINAMIETGCDALRIQRMKKKKLVIKDKLTKLEDQIIPDIIA; encoded by the coding sequence ATGGCCGATCAGGAACAGGCGGAAATCAGGCTGATCGTGGCGCGTTTGCGCCAGGAACACGAGGATTATGATGCCGCAATCAATGCCATGATCGAGACGGGCTGCGACGCCCTTCGCATCCAGCGCATGAAGAAGAAGAAGCTCGTCATCAAGGACAAGCTGACCAAGCTGGAAGACCAGATCATCCCCGATATCATAGCCTGA
- the purE gene encoding 5-(carboxyamino)imidazole ribonucleotide mutase: MTERPPVAIIMGSQSDWETMKNAADTLEALEITYDARIISAHRTPDRLVNFAKGAKDEGFKVIIAGAGGAAHLPGMAASMTPLPVFGVPVQSRALSGQDSLLSIVQMPAGIPVGTLAIGKAGAVNAALLAAAVLALGDEEIADRLDEWRARQSAAVAEYPMDDL; the protein is encoded by the coding sequence ATGACCGAAAGACCGCCTGTCGCCATCATCATGGGAAGCCAGTCCGACTGGGAGACCATGAAGAATGCCGCGGACACCCTGGAAGCGCTTGAGATCACCTATGATGCACGCATCATTTCCGCGCATCGTACGCCGGACAGGCTGGTGAACTTCGCCAAGGGCGCAAAGGACGAGGGCTTCAAGGTCATCATCGCCGGCGCCGGCGGCGCGGCACACCTGCCGGGGATGGCGGCTTCCATGACGCCGCTGCCGGTCTTCGGCGTGCCGGTGCAATCCCGTGCGCTCTCCGGCCAGGACAGTCTTCTCTCGATCGTGCAGATGCCGGCCGGCATTCCTGTCGGCACGCTCGCGATCGGCAAGGCCGGCGCGGTCAACGCCGCCCTTCTTGCTGCCGCCGTCCTGGCGCTTGGCGACGAAGAGATCGCCGACCGGCTCGACGAATGGCGAGCACGTCAGAGCGCGGCAGTTGCCGAATATCCGATGGACGACCTATGA
- a CDS encoding 5-(carboxyamino)imidazole ribonucleotide synthase, with product MKVKTIGIIGGGQLGRMLAMAAARLNFRTIILEPQADCPAAHVANAQIAAAYDDAAALAELAKRCDVVTYEFENVPVTAAEDLALQVTVYPPPKALEMAQDRLTEKSFINGCGIPTARFQAVDSQTDLEKALADFGGQGVLKTRRLGYDGKGQRVYRSAADSVEGGYAALGSVPLILESFVSFEREISIIAARGSDGKVACYDPAENVHRNGILHTSTLPASISAQTAAVARNAAEKILTALGYVGVIGIEFFVLADGSLIANEMAPRVHNSGHWTEAACVISQFEQHIRAVAGLPLGNPQRHSDCVMTNLIGDDILALPEWLRLDDTLVHLYGKTEARPGRKMGHVTQLLR from the coding sequence ATGAAGGTGAAGACGATCGGCATCATCGGCGGCGGCCAGCTCGGCCGCATGCTGGCCATGGCGGCCGCACGCCTGAATTTCCGCACCATCATTCTCGAGCCGCAGGCGGATTGCCCGGCCGCCCATGTCGCCAACGCGCAGATTGCCGCTGCCTATGACGATGCGGCCGCACTTGCCGAGCTGGCGAAGCGCTGCGATGTCGTGACCTATGAGTTCGAGAACGTGCCTGTGACCGCCGCCGAGGATCTCGCCCTGCAGGTAACGGTCTATCCGCCGCCCAAGGCGCTTGAAATGGCGCAGGACCGGCTGACCGAAAAGAGCTTCATCAATGGCTGCGGCATTCCGACCGCCCGCTTCCAAGCCGTCGACAGCCAGACCGATCTCGAAAAGGCGCTCGCCGATTTCGGCGGCCAAGGCGTGCTGAAGACCCGTCGTCTCGGCTATGACGGCAAAGGGCAGCGCGTCTATCGCTCCGCCGCCGACAGCGTCGAGGGCGGCTATGCAGCCCTGGGCAGCGTGCCGCTGATTCTGGAAAGCTTCGTATCCTTCGAGCGTGAAATCTCGATCATCGCCGCCCGAGGCAGCGACGGGAAAGTCGCCTGCTACGATCCAGCGGAGAACGTCCATCGCAACGGCATTCTCCACACCTCGACGCTGCCGGCGAGCATTTCCGCGCAGACGGCCGCGGTCGCGCGCAACGCTGCGGAGAAGATATTGACGGCGCTTGGTTATGTCGGCGTCATCGGCATCGAGTTCTTCGTGCTTGCCGATGGCAGCCTAATCGCCAATGAAATGGCGCCGCGCGTCCACAATTCCGGCCATTGGACGGAAGCCGCCTGCGTCATCTCGCAATTCGAGCAGCATATCCGTGCCGTCGCCGGCCTGCCGCTCGGAAATCCTCAGCGCCATTCGGATTGTGTCATGACGAATCTGATCGGCGACGACATTCTGGCATTGCCGGAATGGCTGCGCCTTGACGACACGCTCGTGCATCTCTACGGCAAGACCGAAGCCCGGCCGGGCCGCAAGATGGGCCATGTCACACAGCTTCTGCGCTGA